The stretch of DNA GCGTGATGATCGATCACGTAATGCGCCCCCAGACGCCGCACCCAGGCAGCGCTGTCCGGGCGCGAGGCCGTCGCCACGATCGGGCGCTCGGTCAGCGCCGCGATCAGCTGAATCGCCATCGATGCCACGCCGCCCGAGCCGCCAACGACAAGCACGCCCTGACCGGCGGCGTCGCGGTCGTCGATACGCATCAGATCGAACAGCAGTTCGTAAGCGGTCAGGCCGGTGAGCGCGATGGCGGCTGCATCGCTGAATGCCAGCTGCGCGGGCTTATGCCCGACCAGACGTTCGTCCACGCAGTGCCACTGGGCATTACACCCCGGCCGTGTCACCGAGCCGGCATAGTAGACGGCCTCACCGATGGCGAATCGGTCGACGTCCGCGCCAACGGCTTCGACCACGCCCGCACAGTCGAAGCCGAGTATGGAAGGCCGGCCTTCGACGGGCGGCCGCCGATAGACTTTCAGATCGATCGGGTTGACCGCCACGGCCTTTACCCGAACGAGCAGATCGTGTGCTCCGGGGGTGGGTTTTTCGATCTCGATGTCTTCGAGATATCCGGGCTCGTCGATCGAGGCGACCCGTCGATGGCCGACGGCCTTCATGGTTCGGCCGTCTCGTATCCCTCGCGTTGCCAGCGATCGAAGCCGCCATCCATATGTGCCACGTCTTCCAGCCCCATGTCCATGAGCGTTGCCGCGGCGAGCGCCGACCGCCAGCCCTTGTTGCAATGCAGGATCAGCGAATCCGCGTTGGCCAGTTCCGGCTTGTGGTAAGGGCTTTCGGGGTCGATCCAGAATTCGAGCATGCCGCGGGGCACGTGCAGGGCGCCCGGTATATAGCCCTCGCGTTTTCGCTCACGCACGTCGCGAAGGTCCACGACGAGCACCCCCGGCTCGCCCCGGCGTCGGGCGACTTCTTCGGGCGAGAGTGTAGTCACGCGTTCGTTGGCTCGTGCGACGAGTGTCGCGGCGGTGGTCTTGATCGGCATGGAAATCCTTCGCGATAAGATTTGGCTTTTTTTATAACACGAGTCGGTCGCTGCGATCAGGCGTCGCCCCCAGCGGCCTGGGTGCGTTCCCAGTACGGGACCGGAGTGAATTTCTCGATTAGAAAATCCACGAAGGCCCGCACCTTGCGCGACAGATGGCGTCGATGCGGGTAGAGCACGTAGAACGCCGAATAATCGTGTGGATACTCGGCCAGTACCGGGACTAGCCGCCGGGCCCGGATATCGGGTGCAACCAGCCAGTTGGACAGCCGCGCGAGCCCAACGCCCGCGCGTACGGCTTCGTGGAGTCCGTCGGCGGTGTTGCTGCGGAAACTGCCGTGGACACGCAGCACGCGGTGGCCGACCTCGGCGTCCTCGAACGCCCAGTCGTTGAACTGATCGAGCGTGGACAGCGTCAGACAGTTGTGGCTCAGCAGGTCTTCCGGCCGGTGGGGCACCCCGTGGCGTTCCAGATAGGCCGGCGCGGCACAGATGATGCGGCGATTCACGCACAACCGACGCGCGACGATGTTCGGGTCCTCGATCTGTTCACGCCACTGGATCGCGACATCGATACCCTCGTTGACGAGATCGACATGGCGATCGGTGAGTTCGAAGGTCACGTTGATCTGTGGATACCGGGCCATGAAATCGTTGATCAGCGGCAAGACCTCGACACGGCCGAACGAGACCGTGGCCGCGATTCGCAGCGTGCCCCAGGGGTCGGCGGTCAGGGAACTGACGGTATCCTCGGCCTCGTCGATATCGCGCAGGATCCGGCTGCAGCGCTGATAGTAGTTCTGCCCGGCTTCGGTGAGGCGGATTCGGCGTGTCGTACGGTGAAACAGACGCGTGCGCAGGCGGTCTTCCAGGCGCCGTATCTGTTTGCTCACCGCCGATGGCGTCAGATCGAGCAGGCGTGCGGCAGCCGAGAAGCTTCCGGCTTCCACCGCATGCACGAAGATCGTCATTTCAGTCGCCTTGTCCATGCTCGTATGCCGATTGATGCCTGTGTGTCACAGGCGTATGGACCGTATGACGGATGATAAGCCTCGGTTGAACGCCTACTCTTGTGGACATACACCGTTGATACGACAGCGGCTTCATTGAAACAGGAGATCGCCCATGTTCTTTACCCAGGGTCTGGCCGACGCAGTCACGACCGAGCGTCGTTCACAGCCGAAAAGCACCCAGCAGGACAACGACCACACATCGCAGGCCAGGACTGCCGATCGCGAATTCCAGCGCTTCGTCGCCCGCCACGGGAGTTTCCGGTCCTATCTGCGGTTTCCGATCTGAAGCCGACGGCGGCTTGGCGGCATCACGGCCGAAGCGGCATGTGGCGATTGACGTCCTTGTACAGCAGATACCTAAACGGGCCCGGGCCGCCGGCATAGCAGGCTTGCGGGCAGAAGGCGCGCAGCCACATGAAATCGCCGGCTTCGACCTCCACCCAATCCTGGTTTAGATGGTAGACCGCCTTGCCCTGCAGCACGTACAGCCCGTGTTCCATCACATGGGTTTCGGCAAACGGAATCACCGCGCCGGGTTGCAGGGTGACAATCGTCACATGCATATCGTGACGCAGATCGGACGGCGGGACGAAGCGGGTGGTTGCCCATACGCCGTCGCAGTCCGGCATGGGTGTGGGGTCGATATCGTTTTCGTTGGTCACGAAGCTCGGCGGTATATCGAGGCCCTCGACAAAGGCGTATGCCTTGCGGATCCAGTGAAAACGCACCGGTACGTCGCCGTGATTATGCGCCTGCCAGGTGCTGCCGGGGGCGAGATAGGCATACCCGCCCGGGCCGAGTACGTGGACCGTGTCGTCCATCGTCAGTGACAACTCGCCGTCGACCACGAACAGCACGCCCTCGGCGGCCGGATCGAGTTCCGGGCGTTCGCTGCCGCCGCCGGGGGCAACTTCCATGAGGTATTGCGAAAACGTCTCGGCAAAGCCGGTCATCGGGCGTGCCAGCACCCACAGCCGGGTCGCATGCCAGAAAGGCAGCGCGCTGGTGACGATATCCTGCATTACCCCGCGTGGCAGTACCGCGTAGGCGGGTGTGAAAACCGCTCGGTCGGTCAGCTTCTGGGTCTGCGGCGGCAGGCCGCCCGGGGGTGCGTAGTAGCTGGGTTGGCTCACGGCTTCTCCATGGTGGCAGATGGCGATCCTCGATCGAATACACGCCTACGCGGCGCGTCGGGTGTACGCCGGCAGGCACGACGGGCGATCGCCCGGCTTGCTGACGTGACGAGGCTCACGGCGCGGTCTTGTCGATCCAGTCGGCGATCGCCTGGCGTTCGTCGTCGGTCATGCCGGTAATGTTGCCCAGCGGCATGTATCGGCTGGCGACGACTTCCTTGATCTTGGCCCGGTGAGCGCGGATGCGCTGTTCGTTGTCCAGCATGATGCCGGCCGGAGGCGCGGCAAAGCTGTCGCTGCTCGGGTTCTGTGCATGGCATTCCACACAGCGCGTGTCGATGATCTGGTGGACGCGGGCAAAGGGCGTCCTCGATGCCTGCGACCGGTCGTGGCCGGCGCCGGCCACCGGCGC from Salinisphaera sp. T31B1 encodes:
- a CDS encoding zinc-binding alcohol dehydrogenase family protein, producing MKAVGHRRVASIDEPGYLEDIEIEKPTPGAHDLLVRVKAVAVNPIDLKVYRRPPVEGRPSILGFDCAGVVEAVGADVDRFAIGEAVYYAGSVTRPGCNAQWHCVDERLVGHKPAQLAFSDAAAIALTGLTAYELLFDLMRIDDRDAAGQGVLVVGGSGGVASMAIQLIAALTERPIVATASRPDSAAWVRRLGAHYVIDHHADFAEQLDAAGAPPIGRVISMHTSETTWARIGRIITPFGRIGYIDDPHTLDIRVLKQKSVALYGEGMFNRSVFCTADMQRQHDILERIAELVEAGQLSSTAERHFGALSAENLTAAHRYLAAGHTTGKAVLDGIA
- a CDS encoding rhodanese-like domain-containing protein — protein: MPIKTTAATLVARANERVTTLSPEEVARRRGEPGVLVVDLRDVRERKREGYIPGALHVPRGMLEFWIDPESPYHKPELANADSLILHCNKGWRSALAAATLMDMGLEDVAHMDGGFDRWQREGYETAEP
- a CDS encoding LysR family transcriptional regulator; translation: MDKATEMTIFVHAVEAGSFSAAARLLDLTPSAVSKQIRRLEDRLRTRLFHRTTRRIRLTEAGQNYYQRCSRILRDIDEAEDTVSSLTADPWGTLRIAATVSFGRVEVLPLINDFMARYPQINVTFELTDRHVDLVNEGIDVAIQWREQIEDPNIVARRLCVNRRIICAAPAYLERHGVPHRPEDLLSHNCLTLSTLDQFNDWAFEDAEVGHRVLRVHGSFRSNTADGLHEAVRAGVGLARLSNWLVAPDIRARRLVPVLAEYPHDYSAFYVLYPHRRHLSRKVRAFVDFLIEKFTPVPYWERTQAAGGDA
- a CDS encoding bifunctional allantoicase/(S)-ureidoglycine aminohydrolase, with amino-acid sequence MSQPSYYAPPGGLPPQTQKLTDRAVFTPAYAVLPRGVMQDIVTSALPFWHATRLWVLARPMTGFAETFSQYLMEVAPGGGSERPELDPAAEGVLFVVDGELSLTMDDTVHVLGPGGYAYLAPGSTWQAHNHGDVPVRFHWIRKAYAFVEGLDIPPSFVTNENDIDPTPMPDCDGVWATTRFVPPSDLRHDMHVTIVTLQPGAVIPFAETHVMEHGLYVLQGKAVYHLNQDWVEVEAGDFMWLRAFCPQACYAGGPGPFRYLLYKDVNRHMPLRP